A genomic stretch from Primulina huaijiensis isolate GDHJ02 chromosome 14, ASM1229523v2, whole genome shotgun sequence includes:
- the LOC140957258 gene encoding FCS-Like Zinc finger 8-like — translation MLSNRSRAVASKQALMADQSNSLLSSPTRTPTTPISSSLGSPRFFNGLLTKNLSDAEANVMSPTSILDPKVSSSFANPFGYDTSLSNPPSKQEQEAIGLALIDSIDEKNDEYGNFSKPLNRMVLFGSKLKVHIPYSNHPSSRSPAESPKSPADFGIKTRNSQCFSPFSGNPKKSFSRQLSLKEMELSEDYTCVITHGSNPKTTHIFDDCIVENCGANDDEITSDPPRETENGFEINVSTSPPNFLSFCHTCREILEQGQNIYIYRGDKAFCGHECRCQEVITDGIKNPELDDNI, via the exons ATGCTGAGTAATAGATCTAGAGCAGTGGCCAGCAAGCAAGCTCTCATGGCGGATCAAAGCAACTCATTGCTTTCTTCTCCTACTAGAACTCCCACCACACCGATTTCATCTTCCTTGGGATCACCAAGATTTTTCAATGGGCTTTTGACTAAGAATCTTTCTGATGCAGAAGCTAATGTAAtgagtccaacttcaattcttgACCCCAAAGTTTCATCCAGTTTTGCGAACCCTTTTGGCTATGACACCAGTCTATCCAATCCTCCAAGTAAACAAGAACAAGAAGCCATTGGACTGGCCCTTATTGATTCAATCGATGAGAAAAACGATGAATATGGAAACTTTAGCAAGCCATTGAACAGAATGGTTCTGTTTGGATCAAAGCTTAAGGTGCACATTCCCTACAGTAATCACCCCTCTTCACGTTCTCCGGCTGAATCGCCGAAATCTCCGGCGGATTTCGGAATCAAGACTAGGAATTCTCAGTGCTTCAGCCCTTTTTCGGGCAACCCGAAAAAGAGCTTTAGCAGGCAGCTATCTTTGAAAGAAATGGAGCTTTCTGAGGATTACACTTGCGTGATCACCCACGGCTCGAACCCAAAAACTACTCATATTTTCGATGATTGTATCGTGGAGAATTGTGGCGCAAATGATGATGAAATAACTTCAGATCCTCCAAGGGAAACGGAAAATGGTTTCGAAATCAATGTTTCAACTTCTCCACCAAATTTCTTGAGCTTTTGTCACACTTGCagagaaattcttgaacaaggccaaaatatttacatttacag GGGTGATAAAGCCTTTTGCGGCCATGAATGCCGCTGCCAAGAAGTGATCACTGACGGTATAAAGAATCCAGAGTTGGATGACAATATTTAG
- the LOC140957436 gene encoding small ribosomal subunit protein eS24z — MADKAVTIRTRKFMTNRLLSRKQFIIDVLHPGRPNVSKAELKEKLARMYEVKDPNAIFVFKFRTHFGGGKSTGFGLIYDSVENAKKFEPKYRLIRNGLDTKVEKSRKQMKERKNRAKKIRGVKKTKAGDAAKAGKKK; from the exons atggCGGACAAGGCAGTAACGATTAGAACGAGGAAGTTCATGACAAATCGTCTTCTATCGAGGAAACAATTT ATCATTGATGTGTTGCATCCAGGAAGGCCCAATGTTTCCAAG GCTGAATTGAAGGAGAAATTGGCTAGGATGTATGAGGTAAAGGATCCAAATGCCATTTTCGTATTCAAATTCAGGACTCACTTTGGAGGAGGGAAATCTACTGGGTTTGGCTTGATCTATGATTCTGTTGAAAATGCGAAGAAATTTGAGCCCAAATACAGGCTTATCAGG AATGGTCTTGATACCAAGGTCGAGAAGTCGAGGAAGCAAATGAAAGAAAGGAAGAACAGAGCAAAGAAGATTCGTGGTGTTAAGAAG ACTAAGGCGGGTGATGCAGCCAAGGCCGGCAAGAAGAAATAA